The Oryctolagus cuniculus chromosome 5, mOryCun1.1, whole genome shotgun sequence genome includes a region encoding these proteins:
- the LOC108177329 gene encoding putative olfactory receptor 2W6 codes for METSNGSSGTDFILLGFSDRPQLERISSAVVFIFYVVTLVGNTTIILVSYLDAQLHTPMYFFLSNLSFLDLCYTTSIIPQMLVNLWSPKKSITYGGCVLQFFSALVLGATECLLLAVMAYDRYAAVCQPLHYTVIMHPQLCQRMVLTAWLGGLGSALILCSLTLKLPRCGHRKVDNFFCEMPALIKMACVYSKVIEIVVFVLGIVFLLIPLLLILISYGIITHVVIRIRSTSRWQKILNTCGSHLTVVTLFYGTAIYMYMRPQHITYQNEGKFLTLFYTIVTPSLNPLIYTLRNIDVKSAIKKLLGIENCQPKSYYMEK; via the coding sequence ATGGAAACAAGCAATGGAAGTTCTGGGACAGACTTCATCCTTCTAGGGTTTTCTGACCGACCACAGTTAGAACGCATCAGCTCTGCAGTTGTCTTCATCTTCTATGTCGTGACTTTGGTAGGAAACACAACCATCATTCTTGTGTCTTATCTGGATGCCCAGCTCCATACTCCCATGTATTTCTTCTTATCCAATCTGTCTTTTCTGGACCTCTGTTATACAACTAGCATTATCCCCCAGATGCTGGTGAATCTATGGAGTCCAAAGAAATCTATTACATATGGAGGGTGTGTGCTCCAGTTCTTCTCTGCCCTTGTCTTAGGAGCTACAGAATGTCTTCTCTTGGCcgtgatggcctatgaccgctatgCTGCTGTCTGTCAACCTCTTCACTACACAGTAATCATGCACCCTCAGCTATGCCAGAGGATGGTGCTGACTGCCTGGTTGGGTGGTCTTGGCAGTGCCTTAATTCTTTGTTCCTTGACTTTGAAGTTGCCAAGATGTGGGCACAGGAAAGTGGATAATTTTTTCTGTGAGATGCCAGCCTTGATCAAGATGGCTTGTGTTTATTCAAAAGTAATTGAGATTGTTGTCTTTGTTCTTGGAATAGTATTTCTTCTAATACCACTATTACTTATTCTCATCTCATATGGAATCATCACTCACGTTGTAATAAGAATCAGGTCAACATCAAGGTGGCAAAAGATCCTCAATACATGTGGTTCCCACCTCACAGTCGTAACTCTCTTTTATGGAACAGCTATTTATATGTACATGAGGCCACAGCATATCACATATCAAAATGAAGGGAAATTCCTTACTCTTTTTTACACAATTGTCACTCCCAGCTTAAACCCTCTGATCTACACTTTAAGAAACATAGATGTTAAAAGTGCAATAAAGAAACTATTGGGGATTGAAAACTGTCAACCAAAGTCAtattatatggaaaaataa